The Synchiropus splendidus isolate RoL2022-P1 chromosome 1, RoL_Sspl_1.0, whole genome shotgun sequence genome includes a window with the following:
- the LOC128755006 gene encoding mitogen-activated protein kinase kinase kinase kinase 4-like isoform X9 — MANDSPAKSLVDIDLASLRDPAGIFELVEVVGNGTYGQVYKGRHVKTGQLAAIKVMDVTEDEEEEIKLEINMLKKYSHHRNIATYYGAFIKKSPPGHDDQLWLVMEFCGAGSITDLVKNTKGNQLKEDWIAYISREILRGLAHLHAHHVIHRDIKGQNVLLTENAEVKLVDFGVSAQLDRTVGRRNTFIGTPYWMAPEVIACDENPDATYDYRSDLWSCGITAIEMAEGAPPLCDMHPMRALFLIPRNPPPRLKSKKWSKKFFSFIEGCLVKNYTQRPPTDQLLKHPFIRDQPNERQVRIQLKDHIDRTKKKRGEKDETEYEYSGSEEEEEDPPEQEGEPSSIVNVPGESTLRRDFIRLQQENKERSEALRRQQLLQEQQLREQEEYKRQLLAERQKRIEQQKEQRRRLEEQQRREREMRRQQEREQRRREQEDKRRIEEMDRRRKEEEERRRAEDEKRRNDREQEYIRRQLEEEQRHLEMLQEQLLREQAMLLEFKWRELEEQRKAERLHKRLQQEHVYQLSLQRDSKPPADKSKLYSDNSKPSKTSTLPPDRPQTSTSHAQVLESTSLKASCTRESSTTSDATRLKTDVSEMNDSDESSKNSLSLTLSDSNATQAEDLESDKVPEPVKHPPQPVKEADERYRKNIQGSPQTAAPPKQPPLPPRSSEPFSNGGSSEASAMHRPMEPQVPVRTTSRSPVLPRRESPLPSQPGGQRNAGVNVEQRPLWDRVEKLQPRPGSGSSSGSSNSSSQASPGDRFRPRSSSKSEGSPHQRLENVPKKTDEKNQARPTRPSDLTALAKELRAVDDAKPPNKVTDYSSSSEESGTTDEEDDEEVDQEAGEESTSGAEDSRAGRVSNGETESAKTMLVEDSESDQATTPSKDGTLVIRQSTIDIKRLVNMSSSPAGNSQPLPLGHGFQEKNGFASRIHHLPDLIQQSHHSPSSSTTMLSSSSSFPSTPSHPSPAMSPLNPLDQLIAIESQSESNSMSKHKSSSSFTPFIDPRLLQISPSSGSSLNNMAAFGQDGRLPDPLRSDPSRKGSVVNVNPVNTRPPSDTPEIRKYKKRFNSEILCAALWGVNLLVGTESGLMLLDRSGQGKVYPLINRRRIQQMDVLEGLNVLVTISGKKNKLRVYYLSWLRNKILHNDPEVEKKQGWVNVGDLEGCVHYKVVKYERIKFLVLALKNSVEVYAWAPKPYHKFMAFKSFGDLVHKPLLVDLTVEEGQRLKVIYGSCSGFHAVDVDSGAVYDIYLPTHIQTSIQCHAIIILPNTDGIELLVCYEDEGVYVNTYGRITKDVVLQWGEMPTSVAYIRSNQIMGWGEKAIEIRSVETGHLDGVFMHKRAQRLKFLCERNDKVFFASVRQGGASQVYFMTLGRTSLMSW; from the exons ggaCGACATGTCAAGACTGGACAGCTGGCTGCCATTAAAGTCATGGATGTCACAGAG gacgaagaggaggaaaTTAAACTGGAGATCAATATGCTGAAGAAGTATTCCCACCACAGAAACATCGCCACGTACTACGGTGCTTTTATTAAAAAGAGTCCTCCTGGTCATGATGACCAGCTATGG TTGGTGATGGAGTTCTGTGGAGCTGGATCCATCACCGACCTGGTGAAGAACACCAAGGGAAACCAGCTGAAAGAAGACTGGATAGCCTACATCTCCAGGGAAATCCTCAGG GGTCTGGCCCACTTACATGCCCACCACGTCATCCACCGTGACATCAAGGGACAGAACGTGCTGCTGACTGAGAACGCAGAGGTCAAATTAG TGGACTTTGGTGTTAGTGCCCAGCTGGACAGAACAGTAGGACGGAGAAACACTTTCATTGGGACACCATATTGGATGGCACCCGAGGTCATAGCTTGTGATGAGAACCCAGATGCCACATATGACTACAGA AGCGATCTGTGGTCGTGTGGTATCACTGCCATAGAAATGGCTGAAGGAGCGCCGC CACTTTGTGACATGCATCCGATGCGTGCCCTATTTCTTATTCCAAGAAACCCTCCTCCCAGGCTTAAATCAAAAAAATG GTCCAAAAAGTTCTTCAGTTTTATCGAGGGCTGTCTGGTGAAGAACTACACGCAGCGACCACCGACAGATCAGCTGCTGAAGCATCCTTTCATCCGTGATCAGCCCAATGAGAGGCAGGTCCGCATTCAGCTGAAGGACCACATTGACCgcacgaagaagaagagaggagagaaag ATGAAACGGAGTATGAGTACAGtggcagtgaggaggaggaggaggatcccCCAGAGCAGGAAGGAGAGCCCAG TTCCATTGTCAACGTTCCTGGTGAGTCTACCCTGCGCCGGGACTTCATCCGTCTGCAGCAGGAGAACAAGGAGCGATCAGAAGCTCTTCGTCGCCAGCAACttcttcaggagcagcagctgcgtGAACAAGAGGAGTACAAGAGGCAACTTCTGGCCGAGAGGCAGAAACGTATTGAGCAACAGAAAGAGCAGCGGAGACGACTAGAGGAA CAACAAAGACGTGAGCGTGAGATGAGGCGGCAACAGGAGCGAGAGCAGCGACGCCGTGAACAGGAGGACAAGAGGCGCATCGAAGAGATGGATCGAAGAcgtaaggaggaggaggagcgccgACGTGCCGAAgatgagaagagaagaaatgacCGTGAGCAG GAATACATCCGtcggcagctggaggaggagcagagacacTTGGagatgctgcaggagcagctgctgcgtgAACAGGCCATGCTGCTG GAGTTTAAGTGGcgggagctggaggagcagcgcaAGGCAGAGCGGCTTCACAAGCGCCTGCAACAGGAACACGTTTACCAGCTGTCTCTTCAGCGCGACTCCAAACCTCCTGCAGACAAGAGCAAACTCTACTCAGACAATAGCAAACCTTCAAAGACCTCGACCCTGCCCCCTGACCGACCCCAAACTTCAACCTCACACGCTCAGGTTCTTGAGAGCACTTCCCTGAAAGCAAGTTGCACTCGTGAGTCCTCCACTACCTCTGATGCCACTAGACTCAAGACTGACGTTTCAGAGATGAATGACTCTGATGAGAGCAGCAAGAACTCACTGAGTCTGACTCTGAGTGACTCTAATGCTACCCAGGCAGAGGATTTGGAGTCTGATAAAGTTCCTGAGCCTGTCAAACATCCTCCTCAGCCTGTAAAAGAG GCTGACGAGCGCTATCGTAAGAACATTCAGGGCTCCCCTCAGACCGCTGCTCCTCCCAAGCAGCCCCCTCTGCCTCCCCGCTCCTCTGAACCCTTCTCCAATGGTGGATCCTCTGAGGCATCGGCCATGCACCGGCCCATGGAGCCTCAG GTTCCTGTCAGAACAACATCCAGGTCTCCTGTTTTGCCACGGCGTGAATCCCCGCTTCCATCACAGCCTGGCGGTCAGAGAAATGCTGGAGT AAATGTGgaacagcgccccctgtgggACCGTGTTGAGAAGCTCCAACCTCGTCCAGGCAGTGGCAGCTCCTCGGGCTCCTCCAACTCCAGCTCCCAGGCCAGTCCTGGCGACAGGTTCCGGCCTCGCT CTTCTTCCAAATCTGAGGGATCACCTCACCAGCGTCTGGAAAATGTCCCGAAAAAGACCGACGAGAAGAATCAAGCCCGACCAACCAGACCGTCT GACCTGACTGCACTCGCCAAGGAGCTGCGCGCTGTGGATGATGCTAAACCTCCTAATAAAGTGACCGACTACTCCTCCTCCAGTGAGGAGTCAGGCACcactgatgaagaggatgatgaggaggttGATCAGGAGGCAGGAGAAGAGTCAACCTCAGGAGCTGAGGACTCCAGAGCTGG GCGGGTGAGTAATGGTGAGACAGAGTCGGCTAAGACCATGCTGGTTGAAGACTCAGAAAGCGACCAAGCCACCACACCCTCCAAGGACGGCACACTGGTCATCAGACAG AGCACCATTGACATAAAACGACTGGTCAATATGTCCTCTTCCCCGGCTGGTAACAGCCAGCCCCTACCCCTCGGCCATGGCTTCCAAGAGAAAAACGGCTTTGCCAGCCGTATTCACCACCTACCTGACCTTATCCAGCAGAGCCACCACTCCCCATCCTCCTCCACAACCAtgctttcttcctcctcctcattcccTTCCACACCAAGCCACCCCAGCCCTGCCATGTCCCCACTCAACCCCCTGGACCAGCTCATTGCCATAGAG AGCCAGTCAGAGAGCAACTCCATGTCCAAACACAAGTCTTCCTCCTCGTTCACTCCTTTCATCGACCCACGTCTCCTCCAGATCTCTCCATCCAGTGGCAGCTCCCTCAACAACATGG CAGCATTTGGCCAGGACGGCCGTTTGCCTGACCCACTGAGGTCTGACCCATCACGCAAAGGTTCTGTCGTCAATGTGAACCCAGTAAACACACGCCCTCCAAGCGACACACCGGAGATTCGCAAGTACAAGAAGAGGTTCAACTCTGAGATCCTGTGTGCTGCTCTCTGGG GGGTGAACTTGCTCGTGGGAACAGAGAGTGGCCTGATGCTGCTGGACCGTAGTGGTCAGGGTAAAGTTTACCCGCTGATCAACCGCCGACGCATTCAACAAATGGACGTCTTGGAAGGCCTAAATGTTCTGGTGACCATATCAG GCAAAAAGAACAAGCTGCGCGTCTACTACCTGTCATGGCTTCGGAACAAGATTTTGCACAATGACCcggaggtggagaagaagcaggGCTGGGTCAACGTGGGCGACCTGGAAGGCTGCGTCCACTACAAAGTTG TCAAATATGAAAGGATCAAGTTCTTGGTGCTGGCCCTAAAGAACTCAGTGGAAGTCTACGCCTGGGCCCCGAAACCCTACCACAAGTTCATGGCCTTCAAG TCTTTTGGTGACTTGGTGCATAAGCCCCTGCTGGTGGAtctgactgtggaagaaggCCAAAGATTAAAGGTCATATACGGCTCCTGCTCTGGGTTCCATGCAGTGGATGTGGACTCTGGTGCTGTCTACGACATCTACCTACCCACACAT ATCCAAACCAGCATTCAATGCCATGCCATCATCATACTGCCCAACACAGACGGGATCGAGCTGCTGGTTTGCTACGAGGATGAGGGCGTCTATGTCAACACCTATGGCCGCATCACCAAGGATGTGGTGCTGCAGTGGGGAGAAATGCCGACATCAGTGG CCTACATTAGGTCAAACCAGATCATGGGCTGGGGTGAAAAGGCCATCGAGATCCGCTCAGTGGAGACGGGACACTTGGATGGCGTCTTCATGCATAAGAGAGCCCAGCGACTTAAGTTCCTCTGTGAGAGGAATGACAAG GTGTTCTTCGCTTCAGTGCGTCAGGGTGGTGCTAGCCAGGTCTACTTCATGACTCTCGGTCGCACCTCTCTCATGAGCTGGTAG
- the LOC128755006 gene encoding mitogen-activated protein kinase kinase kinase kinase 4-like isoform X7: MANDSPAKSLVDIDLASLRDPAGIFELVEVVGNGTYGQVYKGRHVKTGQLAAIKVMDVTEDEEEEIKLEINMLKKYSHHRNIATYYGAFIKKSPPGHDDQLWLVMEFCGAGSITDLVKNTKGNQLKEDWIAYISREILRGLAHLHAHHVIHRDIKGQNVLLTENAEVKLVDFGVSAQLDRTVGRRNTFIGTPYWMAPEVIACDENPDATYDYRSDLWSCGITAIEMAEGAPPLCDMHPMRALFLIPRNPPPRLKSKKWSKKFFSFIEGCLVKNYTQRPPTDQLLKHPFIRDQPNERQVRIQLKDHIDRTKKKRGEKDETEYEYSGSEEEEEDPPEQEGEPSSIVNVPGESTLRRDFIRLQQENKERSEALRRQQLLQEQQLREQEEYKRQLLAERQKRIEQQKEQRRRLEEQQRREREMRRQQEREQRRREQEDKRRIEEMDRRRKEEEERRRAEDEKRRNDREQEYIRRQLEEEQRHLEMLQEQLLREQAMLLADERYRKNIQGSPQTAAPPKQPPLPPRSSEPFSNGGSSEASAMHRPMEPQVQWSHLAALKSSNSATPSPPPPPPVARSQSFSESSNVTTNFAQLQLRSQDPHHHHHLHHPSPARNDPQPPLHHSQAQPRADHQAAGEEVPPKVPVRTTSRSPVLPRRESPLPSQPGGQRNAGVNVEQRPLWDRVEKLQPRPGSGSSSGSSNSSSQASPGDRFRPRSSSKSEGSPHQRLENVPKKTDEKNQARPTRPSDLTALAKELRAVDDAKPPNKVTDYSSSSEESGTTDEEDDEEVDQEAGEESTSGAEDSRAGRVSNGETESAKTMLVEDSESDQATTPSKDGTLVIRQSTIDIKRLVNMSSSPAGNSQPLPLGHGFQEKNGFASRIHHLPDLIQQSHHSPSSSTTMLSSSSSFPSTPSHPSPAMSPLNPLDQLIAIESQSESNSMSKHKSSSSFTPFIDPRLLQISPSSGSSLNNMAAFGQDGRLPDPLRSDPSRKGSVVNVNPVNTRPPSDTPEIRKYKKRFNSEILCAALWGVNLLVGTESGLMLLDRSGQGKVYPLINRRRIQQMDVLEGLNVLVTISGKKNKLRVYYLSWLRNKILHNDPEVEKKQGWVNVGDLEGCVHYKVVKYERIKFLVLALKNSVEVYAWAPKPYHKFMAFKSFGDLVHKPLLVDLTVEEGQRLKVIYGSCSGFHAVDVDSGAVYDIYLPTHIQTSIQCHAIIILPNTDGIELLVCYEDEGVYVNTYGRITKDVVLQWGEMPTSVAYIRSNQIMGWGEKAIEIRSVETGHLDGVFMHKRAQRLKFLCERNDKVFFASVRQGGASQVYFMTLGRTSLMSW, encoded by the exons ggaCGACATGTCAAGACTGGACAGCTGGCTGCCATTAAAGTCATGGATGTCACAGAG gacgaagaggaggaaaTTAAACTGGAGATCAATATGCTGAAGAAGTATTCCCACCACAGAAACATCGCCACGTACTACGGTGCTTTTATTAAAAAGAGTCCTCCTGGTCATGATGACCAGCTATGG TTGGTGATGGAGTTCTGTGGAGCTGGATCCATCACCGACCTGGTGAAGAACACCAAGGGAAACCAGCTGAAAGAAGACTGGATAGCCTACATCTCCAGGGAAATCCTCAGG GGTCTGGCCCACTTACATGCCCACCACGTCATCCACCGTGACATCAAGGGACAGAACGTGCTGCTGACTGAGAACGCAGAGGTCAAATTAG TGGACTTTGGTGTTAGTGCCCAGCTGGACAGAACAGTAGGACGGAGAAACACTTTCATTGGGACACCATATTGGATGGCACCCGAGGTCATAGCTTGTGATGAGAACCCAGATGCCACATATGACTACAGA AGCGATCTGTGGTCGTGTGGTATCACTGCCATAGAAATGGCTGAAGGAGCGCCGC CACTTTGTGACATGCATCCGATGCGTGCCCTATTTCTTATTCCAAGAAACCCTCCTCCCAGGCTTAAATCAAAAAAATG GTCCAAAAAGTTCTTCAGTTTTATCGAGGGCTGTCTGGTGAAGAACTACACGCAGCGACCACCGACAGATCAGCTGCTGAAGCATCCTTTCATCCGTGATCAGCCCAATGAGAGGCAGGTCCGCATTCAGCTGAAGGACCACATTGACCgcacgaagaagaagagaggagagaaag ATGAAACGGAGTATGAGTACAGtggcagtgaggaggaggaggaggatcccCCAGAGCAGGAAGGAGAGCCCAG TTCCATTGTCAACGTTCCTGGTGAGTCTACCCTGCGCCGGGACTTCATCCGTCTGCAGCAGGAGAACAAGGAGCGATCAGAAGCTCTTCGTCGCCAGCAACttcttcaggagcagcagctgcgtGAACAAGAGGAGTACAAGAGGCAACTTCTGGCCGAGAGGCAGAAACGTATTGAGCAACAGAAAGAGCAGCGGAGACGACTAGAGGAA CAACAAAGACGTGAGCGTGAGATGAGGCGGCAACAGGAGCGAGAGCAGCGACGCCGTGAACAGGAGGACAAGAGGCGCATCGAAGAGATGGATCGAAGAcgtaaggaggaggaggagcgccgACGTGCCGAAgatgagaagagaagaaatgacCGTGAGCAG GAATACATCCGtcggcagctggaggaggagcagagacacTTGGagatgctgcaggagcagctgctgcgtgAACAGGCCATGCTGCTG GCTGACGAGCGCTATCGTAAGAACATTCAGGGCTCCCCTCAGACCGCTGCTCCTCCCAAGCAGCCCCCTCTGCCTCCCCGCTCCTCTGAACCCTTCTCCAATGGTGGATCCTCTGAGGCATCGGCCATGCACCGGCCCATGGAGCCTCAG GTCCAGTGGTCCCACCTGGCCGCCCTAAAGAGTAGCAACAGTGCTAccccctctcctccacctcctcctccagtcgCTCGCTCTCAGTCCTTCAGCGAGTCCAGCAACGTCACCACTAACTTTGCACAGCTCCAACTGCGTTCCCAGGAcccccaccatcaccaccatcttCACCACCCATCGCCTGCACGCAATGATCCCCAACCTCCCTTGCATCACTCTCAGGCCCAACCTCGAGCTGATCACCAGGCGGCTGGTGAGGAGGTTCCGCCTAAG GTTCCTGTCAGAACAACATCCAGGTCTCCTGTTTTGCCACGGCGTGAATCCCCGCTTCCATCACAGCCTGGCGGTCAGAGAAATGCTGGAGT AAATGTGgaacagcgccccctgtgggACCGTGTTGAGAAGCTCCAACCTCGTCCAGGCAGTGGCAGCTCCTCGGGCTCCTCCAACTCCAGCTCCCAGGCCAGTCCTGGCGACAGGTTCCGGCCTCGCT CTTCTTCCAAATCTGAGGGATCACCTCACCAGCGTCTGGAAAATGTCCCGAAAAAGACCGACGAGAAGAATCAAGCCCGACCAACCAGACCGTCT GACCTGACTGCACTCGCCAAGGAGCTGCGCGCTGTGGATGATGCTAAACCTCCTAATAAAGTGACCGACTACTCCTCCTCCAGTGAGGAGTCAGGCACcactgatgaagaggatgatgaggaggttGATCAGGAGGCAGGAGAAGAGTCAACCTCAGGAGCTGAGGACTCCAGAGCTGG GCGGGTGAGTAATGGTGAGACAGAGTCGGCTAAGACCATGCTGGTTGAAGACTCAGAAAGCGACCAAGCCACCACACCCTCCAAGGACGGCACACTGGTCATCAGACAG AGCACCATTGACATAAAACGACTGGTCAATATGTCCTCTTCCCCGGCTGGTAACAGCCAGCCCCTACCCCTCGGCCATGGCTTCCAAGAGAAAAACGGCTTTGCCAGCCGTATTCACCACCTACCTGACCTTATCCAGCAGAGCCACCACTCCCCATCCTCCTCCACAACCAtgctttcttcctcctcctcattcccTTCCACACCAAGCCACCCCAGCCCTGCCATGTCCCCACTCAACCCCCTGGACCAGCTCATTGCCATAGAG AGCCAGTCAGAGAGCAACTCCATGTCCAAACACAAGTCTTCCTCCTCGTTCACTCCTTTCATCGACCCACGTCTCCTCCAGATCTCTCCATCCAGTGGCAGCTCCCTCAACAACATGG CAGCATTTGGCCAGGACGGCCGTTTGCCTGACCCACTGAGGTCTGACCCATCACGCAAAGGTTCTGTCGTCAATGTGAACCCAGTAAACACACGCCCTCCAAGCGACACACCGGAGATTCGCAAGTACAAGAAGAGGTTCAACTCTGAGATCCTGTGTGCTGCTCTCTGGG GGGTGAACTTGCTCGTGGGAACAGAGAGTGGCCTGATGCTGCTGGACCGTAGTGGTCAGGGTAAAGTTTACCCGCTGATCAACCGCCGACGCATTCAACAAATGGACGTCTTGGAAGGCCTAAATGTTCTGGTGACCATATCAG GCAAAAAGAACAAGCTGCGCGTCTACTACCTGTCATGGCTTCGGAACAAGATTTTGCACAATGACCcggaggtggagaagaagcaggGCTGGGTCAACGTGGGCGACCTGGAAGGCTGCGTCCACTACAAAGTTG TCAAATATGAAAGGATCAAGTTCTTGGTGCTGGCCCTAAAGAACTCAGTGGAAGTCTACGCCTGGGCCCCGAAACCCTACCACAAGTTCATGGCCTTCAAG TCTTTTGGTGACTTGGTGCATAAGCCCCTGCTGGTGGAtctgactgtggaagaaggCCAAAGATTAAAGGTCATATACGGCTCCTGCTCTGGGTTCCATGCAGTGGATGTGGACTCTGGTGCTGTCTACGACATCTACCTACCCACACAT ATCCAAACCAGCATTCAATGCCATGCCATCATCATACTGCCCAACACAGACGGGATCGAGCTGCTGGTTTGCTACGAGGATGAGGGCGTCTATGTCAACACCTATGGCCGCATCACCAAGGATGTGGTGCTGCAGTGGGGAGAAATGCCGACATCAGTGG CCTACATTAGGTCAAACCAGATCATGGGCTGGGGTGAAAAGGCCATCGAGATCCGCTCAGTGGAGACGGGACACTTGGATGGCGTCTTCATGCATAAGAGAGCCCAGCGACTTAAGTTCCTCTGTGAGAGGAATGACAAG GTGTTCTTCGCTTCAGTGCGTCAGGGTGGTGCTAGCCAGGTCTACTTCATGACTCTCGGTCGCACCTCTCTCATGAGCTGGTAG